Proteins from one Nitrospinota bacterium genomic window:
- a CDS encoding bacteriohemerythrin has product MDKKVITDHIHVMPRLEWDDKYSLGIDKFDSQHKELFEYINELRDIMMGNRSEDMIEHTFKSILNFTMTHFLEEEIFLFKNEYPEYEHHKQEHDNFMNEVKGLYVQSKADKSNSKIISAEITGVLTEWIQVHIVKTDKDYVEYFRSKNIEFP; this is encoded by the coding sequence ATGGATAAAAAGGTAATAACTGACCATATTCACGTCATGCCCCGACTTGAATGGGATGATAAATATTCGCTTGGCATCGATAAATTTGACAGCCAGCACAAGGAACTGTTCGAATACATAAATGAGCTTCGGGACATCATGATGGGGAACAGATCCGAAGATATGATAGAACACACTTTTAAATCCATTCTAAACTTCACGATGACACATTTTCTCGAGGAGGAAATATTCCTTTTCAAGAACGAATACCCCGAATATGAGCATCACAAGCAGGAACACGATAATTTCATGAACGAGGTGAAAGGCCTGTATGTCCAGTCCAAAGCCGACAAGTCCAACAGCAAGATCATTAGCGCTGAAATTACCGGCGTACTTACCGAATGGATACAGGTACACATCGTGAAAACCGACAAGGACTATGTCGAATATTTCCGCTCAA